TGGCCGCCCACCGGCAGAGCCTCGTTCCGGGGCCCCCGAAGCGGTTCGGAATCTTCATTGACAGATGATGTCACATATTGTTCTTTAATGCAAGAATATACAATAGGGCGCCAATGGACAATTCACCGGATGTGCACATCTGCGAAGTTGCACCGCGCGATGGCCTTCAAAACTTGGATGTCATTGTGCCAACAGGCGCAAAATGCGAGCTGATCAGTGCGATCGTCGCCGCGGGGGTGAGCGAGGTCGATGCGGGCTCATTTGTACCGGCTACGGTCGTGCCGCAATTCGGCGACGTTGGAGCAGTTGTTGCGCACGCGTTGACCCATAAGTCTACGACCATCGGCGCGGTCGTACCGAACGTTAAAGGTGCTGAGCGCGCGCTCGCGGCCGGAGTCAACAGCATGTATTTCGTGATCTCGGCGAGCGAAACGCACAACCGGGCGAATGTGCGCCGCACGATTGAGGAACAGCTCGAAGCATTCCGTGTAGTTCGTGCGAGGATCAACGCGCAAAAAGCTCCTGAGCGGCCGCATCTTGTGGGCGCTGTAGCGACAGCTTTTGGCTGCTCAATGGAAGGCGACGTCAGTGAGGCCGCGGTGTGTCGCCTTGTGCAGGGTTTCGCCGAGGCGGGTGCGGACGAGATCGGACTAGCAGATACCGTCGGCTACGGCACCCCAACGCAGGTTAAGCGGATCGTACGCGCGGTTCGCAACGAGACCGGCCCAAAAATGATGCTCAGGCTACATCTGCATGACACGCTTGGCGCCGGTCTTGCCAACGTCGTCGCGGGGCTCGAAGCGGATGTCCGGCGCTTCGATGCTGCTGTTTCGGGGCTTGGCGGCTGTCCCTTCGCACCGGGCGCACGGGGCAATATTGTGACTGAGGATCTCGTGTTCATGCTCGAACGGATGGGCCTCTCCACTGGGATCGATCTGGATCGGTTGATGGCGACACGCGAAATTCTCGCCCGGCACGTTGAGCAGAAGCACCTGACAGGTCATCTGCACGAGGCTGGAATTCCAAGGGTGTTGCGGAGGGTGGCATGATGGGCGGCAATCCCACATC
This is a stretch of genomic DNA from Bradyrhizobium sp. CCBAU 53338. It encodes these proteins:
- a CDS encoding hydroxymethylglutaryl-CoA lyase — protein: MDNSPDVHICEVAPRDGLQNLDVIVPTGAKCELISAIVAAGVSEVDAGSFVPATVVPQFGDVGAVVAHALTHKSTTIGAVVPNVKGAERALAAGVNSMYFVISASETHNRANVRRTIEEQLEAFRVVRARINAQKAPERPHLVGAVATAFGCSMEGDVSEAAVCRLVQGFAEAGADEIGLADTVGYGTPTQVKRIVRAVRNETGPKMMLRLHLHDTLGAGLANVVAGLEADVRRFDAAVSGLGGCPFAPGARGNIVTEDLVFMLERMGLSTGIDLDRLMATREILARHVEQKHLTGHLHEAGIPRVLRRVA